The Ictalurus punctatus breed USDA103 chromosome 17, Coco_2.0, whole genome shotgun sequence sequence AAGAGTTTTTGAGTGAAGACTGGTTTAGGTTTTTGTATTTTCGGCCATCACAGTATGTATAGAGTGTGTTCCACCCATGTTATATAATCTATGCATCCATGTTATCGTTATTTTAATCCACGCTGCTGTAACAAATCCCACCTGGAGATCTATAAAGTCTTACCTTACACTGCGCAATACAAGTgtacaggggagagagaggtgtaGAGCGCAGTAGTGAGCGACACTGAGCTCAAAGACAACCTGAAATCCAAACTGACCAGGCTCGTGTTCTTGACCAGATTGAGCACTTTCGTCTGTACTAATCACTTAAAAGACAAATTTCTTATTTGTCTCTAATGTTCCACTAAAATGCAGCAACTTTTCCTGCCTTTAAATGACAACTGATATTTAATTATGGAATAACAAAAGTACCAAAAGAACAATCACCCACTGCAAACCATCCAAAAAATGGTTCGAATTTCCATTTCATGTCGTCTTTAAATacatcgatcagccataacattacaaCCACCttcttaatattgtgtaggtcttcCTCTCCTTGTGCCTCCAAAACAGgaccacaagacctctgaaggtgtgctgtgggatctggaaccgagacgttagcagcagatcttttaagttctgtaagttgtgaggtcgGGCCGccgtggatcagacttgtttgtccagaacgtcccacagacgctggattggattgagatctggggaattcggcggccgagtcaacacctagaactctttgtcatgttcctcaaaccgttcctgaacagtgtgtgcagtgtgtgaggGAGCGTTaccctgctgaaagaggacactgacgttagggaacaccgttaccatgaaggggtgaacTCGGTCTGCAGCAGTATTTAGGTAGGTGCTACGTGTCAAAgtgacatccacatgaatgcatTACCCAAGAACATCACCCAgatcatcacacttcctccaccagctcgccttcttcacatagtgcatcctggtgccatctcttcctcaCATAAGtgacgcgcgcacacacacacacacacacacacacacacacacacacacacacacacacacacccagcctccacatgatgtaaaagaacacCTGATCCATCAGACCAGGACACCTTCTTCCatcgctccatggtccagttctgatgatcACGTGTCCAGTGTAGGAGATTTGGGAGGTGttcagggggtcagcatggacgctctgaccgctctgcagctacgcagctccacacgcagcaagctgtgatgctctgcgtgttctgactcctttctatcagaaccagcatgaacttcttcagcagtttgtgctgcagtagatcttctgtgggatcggaccagacgcaCTAGCcttctctcctcacacacatcaGTGAGTCTCGGGAgtccatgaccctgtctccgggtcaccggttctccttccttggagcGCTTTTAGTAGGTACTAATCCCTAcacaccgggaacaccccacaacacctgctgttctggagacgctctgacccagacgtCGAGACATCACAAATCGCTCAGATCCGTACactcgcccatttttcctgcctccaacacgtcaactctgagaactgattgttcacttactgcctaataaataaatcccacccCTCGACAGGTGCCACGGTAACCAGATCATCaacgttattcacttcacctgtcagtggatttaatgttatgactgatcgATGTATGTTAGAGGAAAATGTAAACCAAACAACTTGAATATAACGTCCAATCTAACGATTCCATTTGTGCAATTTATATCCATCCAAATCCACTTAAACTCGGACGTGTCGTCATATTTATTGCCTACTTGTGCACTTCTGTGGTATTCATTTGATCAAGTTCACAAGCTCTGAGGCCACTCTAACAGAAATGAAGTTAGCGGTTGATGTGAAGCATAATTAAAGTGAAATTTTAGTAACACGGTGGCTTTTCTCAGTAATTTTGCATcacatctgaggaaaatgttaacATTCTGGATCATTTCCACTCCGGTGTCTTCACACACATAACTAGTTTCTGACTGACATCCATAAGTTTCTTTTTCCACTGAAGAACTGGCAAGAATCcttgatcatgatgatgatgattattattattacttacttacttacttaatatGAAAGAAGAAATTCATTTCTTCTTCCACTGAATCTCATTTTACTTGTAGAACGAGAACAAAGgaatttattattgttgttatttatctttCCATCACTTGTTTTTACCAAAagtttttcttcttattttttttttatcactttaGTTTATTATCTTTTCATTATTATCTATTCTTATGTaaagcacattgaatgacctcTTTTTAGGAAacatgctatacaaataaacttGCCCTGCCTGATGTTTTTCCAGGTTTATCCACAGAAAATCAGTGGGTTTGTAGAGCTGAACATCAACATCCAGGTTTTATCTCATCTCTCAAGGCCAAACGAGCTCACGGCCAGTTCAGCGTTAATTATTAAAGCTGATGAAGGTGGCCTTCAAGTCACCCTTATCGATGAGGAGAAACTTGTCGGACGTCAGCAAGCCCGCGATTGGAGACGTGCTTATGATAAGAGTCAACACCGAGGCGTTGCTGTGTTATTTCAGTCTGTATGAAAATCAGCTGAGGAGAATTTCTCAATTTGGAAACTTGTGCATTCTTACTCCGTTGTGATTTCCACATCTGGATTAGATCATCACGGTTGACATTCTTTTAGAGGAAGTAAGAATGAAAACATCCGGAGGCCATGTTCCTAATTCAGAATTCCAGCTGAGGTCTTAGCAGAGCATCAGTGACCATGTGGTGTGATGATGTTTATTCTCTGGGATCGCATCgatttcccataatgcactgcatcagaaatataaaattcatatgAAAGTATAATGAAATTAACAAGCGCAACTTCACCGTGTCCTCTGTTATGTGTAAGATGAGAGCGCTAACCTCATCTGGAAACTCATAACGAAACAATAAGAATATCATCAGATCGACTATTAGCTAGCAGGCTAGGTTTGTGCAAATGTATGCTATTATTATGTGATTTATGCTAactttccagcaggacaatgaagtgaaagtgaaaaaattGAGATGGGGAAATGTTAGCATACAGTGCcgtccaaaactattggaacagcaaggctaattagttgggggtttttttttcgcTGTAGCCTGAAAACATTTgatttgagattaaaagatgaatatgaggagagtttagaatttcagcttttatttcctggtattttgTGTACACGTGTTAAACGGCATagaacacagcacattttgtatcagaccagcCAATTTGgaggtgagcaaaaatactggaacatgtgactgacacaggtgtttcttgttaccccagtgtttcctgttagattgattgtttacacaataaatagctctgaatgtctacccTTGGTTTTagtcttcagtttcacctgtgaagactgcatttgttgttaaaagggATAAACccacatgaagatcagagagctgtctatgggagaaaaacaagccattttgaagctgagaaaagagcgAATATCATCAGATCGGATGCAGCCAATACGATAATTTGGAATGTgctgaaaaagaaagtaaatgctGGTGTACTGAAGAACAGACACTGAataggttggccaaggaaaacaacagcagctgatgacagaaacaatatgagagctgtgaagaaaaaaacaaaaacaatcacaaTTTCCCaaaaccacaagatgcaaatcactcatcagcagtaagaataagaaagccagactggaattcacaaataaatactgagatgatccacaaaagttatGGAACTGaggaacctctaccaaagtgatggaaagtccaaagtgtggagaaagaaaggatctgctcgtgatccagaacatacaagctgatctgtggaacatggtggaggtagtgtcaaggcttgggcttgcacggctgcttctggaacattctcactaatctttattgatgatgaactcatgacggagcagcagaatgaattcagaagtttacaggaacatcctGTCTGCAGATTTACAGTGAAACGCGtccgaatgaatcaggaggaacttcatcatgcagcaagagaacgatccaaaacacacttccacctcaacacagtacttcatcagggggaaagtggaaggttttagactggacaagtccatcaccagaccttcacccaactgatcatctcacctcctgaagaggagactgaagggagaaaccccccgaaacacacaactactgaaagaagctgcaggagaaacctggagaagcttcacagaagaagaaaccagcagtttggtgtcagtgagtcgcaggagtgatgcagttactgcacgcaagagatatgcaaccgaatattaagtgttatttactttcatttacttcaagactgatctgttcctatacttttgctcacctaaaaattgtgtggtctgatacaaaagttTTTATGCTCTTCAACACAACTAGACGTAAacaccagaaaataaaaactgaaatcctaaactctcgtctcatctccatcttttaatctcaagcataatgtctttagtgtacagcagataaacaaataaactggcctttctgttccaatagtttcagaggggattgTACATCTAACATTGTTCACAGCATCAGCTAGCAAATATCTCAACGCTATTAATCTGGTACATTCCAGTATATTAATTACGAGCGAATTCTGTTTACTAACGGACACACTTGGGATGGACCAAACGAACATTGTCTATAGTGAACTGTTACGACTAGCGTAACATCTGTTCATAGAAAATATGAACATAAAACACTGTATTTTAATCACCGTGAACTGCAATGTCAGCATGATTCATGttgactttctttctttacgACACATTCTTTTAAGTTTTAcatcataaaataatataaataataaatcactaATACTAAAAACGTACTATTAAACACTGCGGTTCGGGACAGAGCATTTATCTGAAAAGGTCTGTTGAATTAAGCATTACGAAATGTATTTTGTAATTTGTGAAGATGTTGGAGTATGATTTGTTTTGGTCAGAGATGTTGCAGTGAAGAGAAACTAACTCACAGTAACCTTTTATCCTAATGTGACCGTCACTGAAGGTTACTTCAGTCTAAACCCATGAGGCGCTCAAAATATAAGGCCagttacttttttattttatttttttatttatctcctTCAGTCAATATATATTTAGCTATATTAAACATCTAattatattgttataattaACAATAGTTTAGGCATTTCTTTCTGGATGACCATAaagatattaataaataatgtttgtgttatgtgtgggcggggggggggggggggggggggggggcatgtaaaaatgattaacaGTGGCGTGCAAACGTTTTGGCACCCCTGGTCAAAATTCCTGTTACTGTGAAAAGCTAAGTGATAGATGATGAATAAAGTTAAAGCAAgtttttttgtaaaattgtagagtaaaaaaaaaaaaggaaaggagcACCATGTAAAAGTTTAGGCACCCCAAGAGATCTGAACTCTCAGATAACTTTTACCAAGGTCTCAGACCTTAATTAGTTCTTTAACCGTATAGCTTGTTCACAGTCATCGTTAGGAAAGGCCAGGTGATGCAAATTTCAAGGCTTTATAAATACCCTGACCCCTCCTTGTCCCAAAAATCAGCAGCCATGGGCTCCTCTAAGCAGCTGCCTAGCACTCTGACAATGAAATTAATTGTCGCACACAAAGCAGGAGAAAGCTACACAAAGATACCAAAGTGTTTTCAGATAGCTGTTTCCTCAGTTTGTAATGGAATTAAGAAATGGCAGTTAACAGGAGCGATGGAGGTCAAGTTGAGGTCTGGAAGGACGAGACAACCTTCAGAGAGAACTGCTCGTAGGACTGCTAGAAACATAGAAACTCCTGCTACTGTAAAATGCATACGCAAATCATCACATAGATTTGAACTGACAGTAGaaccttgagcaaggtccttaatcctcaactgctccgaagtataaatgagataaatgtaagtcgctctgtaTAAGtgcgtaaatgtaaatataaatgcaaatgtaagtgaaaaattaaacaaagagAAGCTAAATGTTACAGGCATGACTAGTTAAACAATCCTGGGGAAAAGATGGGTTTAAATACTGATACTTGGGAAGAATGTCATACATGAACATACACGACTGTTCAATTAATGTAAGGCATAATTTGATACAGTTCAAGATGGTACATAATCTATGTTTATCTAAGATGAAGATACACCGAATATTTCCCGATGTCTCCCCACTCTGTAATAGATGTAAGATAAAAGATGGAGCTCTAAACCATTCACTTTGGTCATGTACTATTATTAAGATTTCCCTGATACCAGTCTCAGAATTAAATTCTCGGACCCAGACCCAAGCTGTTACCTTCTCCGTACTGAGCTTGGGAagaagtcacacacacacagagttcagtGAAATCTTCTTAGTTTAACGCTGATATAGACAGAGTATATACAGAAAGGAGGAAGAGTTAAATCATTGCTTGACTTACAGTTGCAATcgaaattattcaccccccagtgcaagtcaggtttattgtcaaaatgtacaggctttcagctgtttgcgatgaacaaatcaaacaaaagcgattgaaataggTCAACACAACGAAGGTTTCAAGTGGTTTtgcccaaattcaactgaaaatgcaacttataatgatttctccagtttcaaaattattcacccccctgaatggcaggttgtgaaaaaccctcgtgtgactgtaaaagacctgcagcaagacttggtgtaacaggcgctgaggtttcagtgagcacagtaaggtgcgtactaaacgcagaaggtttccatgtcagaactccaagacgttcaccactactgacccaaaagcacaagaaaagtcactcaaaatcatataaataatccacagaagtttggggattctgttctgtggagcgatgaaacaaaactggaacttttcggcacgatggatcagcggtacgtctggaggaagaagaatgaagaaagaacactctgtccacagtcgagcatggtggaggctcggtgatgctctgcggctgctttgcatcctctggcactggagacctgcagcgtgtggaaggagAGATGGATTCATTAAAGCATCAGGAAATCAtaggagaaaacctcatgccgtctgtgaggaagctgaagcttgggtgtcattggaccttcaaacaggacaatgatcccaagcatacctcaaattccaccaaggcttggttgcagaagaagttttggaagattctacagggccgtcacagtcacctgacttgaacaccatagaaaatctctggtgggatttgaagaaggcggttgcagcgtgcaaacccaagaatattactgacctggaggCCAGTGCTCATGAGGAACGAGAGAAGATTcttcaggaacgctgccagaagctctgcatctcgttttcagcaggtcataaccgcaaaaggagctctactaagtactagagatgctcgccatgaagggggtgaataatttagaaactggagaaatcattataagttgcattttcagttggatttgggcaaaaccacttgaagcgttcgttgtCTTGacctatttcaattgcttttgtttgatttgttcatcgcaaacagttGAAAgcctgtacattttgacaataaacctgatttacactggggggtgaataattttgattgcacctGTAACTAGGAACAGAAAGCTTATTCTGTCAGAATAGGGACAGGGAATTCTGTGAAATCAAATAAGAAGatgtacaggatttcagagaGGTAACAGAGAGAGCTAGATAAGTAAAGGTCATGACCAAATTTGATATTGGCTTGGGAAAGGAAGTCTGAAAGATAAATAGAGTATCAATCGTTATATGTTGTCAGacagacatagatagatagatagatagatagatagatagatagatagatagatagatagataccaGTAGTTGTGGAGACAGATGTTGGATaggtgttcatttaaaatgaaccaatttgctattattgttatttacaaatgaaatgatcatttgcACAAACTTACGAGCGGTAGACAAGTTCTAGTGTCGCATTGacagataaaataaacaaaagatcattcagagagtcaaattaaatgtcacaccaacaataaaacgtttttaaaaaatcttgaaatgttttgattcaattttaaatgtccactgttaatattaacattaaatattaatgaaataaagcaacatgtatagaaatgactgttgaATATATAGCCtgtaggagtgagggggtccttgtggattgttcgaaatatCCTACAGGTCCAGAGCTCACagaaggttgagaaccactgctctagagCACCTCTTTTGACATCTTTAAGAATGTAAACTTCTTTCGAAGAGCATATCATTAGGGTCATATTTGTATTTAAcatacatttctctctctctcgctctctctttctctctctcactgtctctcgctctctctctctctctctctctcgctctctctctctgtgtctctctctctctctctcgctctctctctctctctctcgctctctctctctctctctctctctctctctctctctctcgctctctctctctgtctctctctctcgatctttctctctctctctctctctctctcactgtctctcgctctcactctctctctctctcgatctttctctgtctctctctctctctctctctgtctctctctctctctctctcgatctttctctctctctcactgtctctcgctctctctctcgctctttctctctgtctcactctctctctctctctctctctctctctctctctctctctctctctctctcaaggatCAATACTCCTCTTTGTCAGAGTGCTGGTGAAAACCCTGGACAGCTTATGCAACTTATGCagcttattttttctttttccttggAAACAGAAGAATATTGGAAATTACTGGAAATCAGGTATTGTATGTGCTAAGGATCtacttcttgttgttgttttttttaatggtattcATGCATACATTTAATTCAAGCATTCTGGGTTTCTTTTCAAAAATAACGCTTTGATCATTGGGCAGcatgtagatttaaaaaaaaaaaaaaaaaaaaaacaaccttgaaCAACCTATTTCTCAACGCAGCAGTGTTACCAAAGTGCAGACTGTTAACCCTCAGGTGGAGGTGTCCATGGACTCCGTTCAAGGCCACACACTGATTTCTTAGAGGTATGTACCGGTTTCCTAGAGACCTGAACATATGTACAGGTTCGAATATTTCAGCAGCCCATGAACGGTTCCTTGCTTACAGCATAGATGACGTCAAAGTGTGTGGCTCACACTGGAGTGTATAAAAGCAGAAGGAGAGTACAGAGCAGTCTGTAGCCTCACATCCAAGAAAACACAGCTGCAGACATGGTCATAAGTGTTGCCCTCATCTGGGCCGTTGTGGTGGGACTCTGCTGCTGCCTGTGGCTTATTCTGGGAATCCGTAGGAGGTAAATACATAATAATTCACAAAGTCTGAGATTCCAGATATTTAACATTGTGTGCTAGATACAgtgctgatgatgatgacgcAAGATGGGTTTGCAACAAGTTTGGCGAGAGGTGTAATCTGAAATTAAGAAAATGCTTTATATGTAATTCAAGCGGTTAGCATTCTCACTTCCTAAACAGATGAAAGTGAATTCGTATTTTTATCATTTCACAATGTTCCATGTTGTTCTCttgctcttctttttcttctttttttttggatggcTGAGGGATGAGAGGGACGAGAGTGGAAAAGTGcacagaaatgctgtaaagcaaaaatgccttcaaaaataaagaaattaaccatttttacttaaaaaaaaaatactatagaGATCAgaaaactaaacaaagtcagtatttggtgaGGCACCTCTTTGCTTTTTAAACATGCAGGTAAACTTTGCGCAGCTTTATGAGGAAATCGGCTGGTAGATTTTTCtgagcatttttaaaaacccagtTCTTCTGGACGATATTTTGCTTTCTTTGCTGACATGGTTGTAAAAGTCATTTTAGAAAAATCTAAAAAGTGTTCCTGACTCGATAATGCAgaagttattaaaataaacttttataaCAATTTTCCCGTCCCAATAGGAATTATTATGTGGCGCATTCTCTATTGAACAATTAGAAATGTGGGTTTTTTGTGCATCTTCTATACCCTGCgttcatatttatattactcatgtaaatttagaaaaaaaagtggTGAAATATCAAGTGATGCCACGATGCGCTGAGAGACCAGGATACCTGGCTTTACAGCCAATACATCTAATCTGTTTAACACCAGTGGACCATGAACCTGTttgcccaaatctgtggtaatgaAACATGTGGTGGCTCAGAATGAGAGGTTCTGACAGACATCAGATTTGAACTTTCAACACTTCTTATAAGATCCTGCCTTATTTTTCCACACCCTTTAACATGGACCCTTTAATAACTTGATGGAAGGGTGTTAGGAGAACGTTGGGAGAAGATGCTCGTAGTGTTATAAAATTGCAAGTTGAGTGTGTGATCTTCATGGAGATCGGGACAGAAATGTGGTCTGGATCGAGTTTTGATGTGAAACTGAACAATCAGTTTCAGAACAATTTTTCTTTGCAAGAGCATCAGAGAAAGTTTGCAGTCTTGTACTTTATATTGGTCTCAGGATGTCTCTTCACTGTTACTGTTGTTGGTGGCCGCAGTCCATTTCCCCACTCACGTTTCACTGTTTGGTCACCAAAAGCTTGGTTTGCCCAAGGCGTTAGCTaatttcagtttgtttgttgtgtttcagacagccaggggaacctcCAGTAGAAAATGGCTGGATCCCCTACGTGGGTTGTGCGCTTCAGTTCGGCGCCAACCCACTGGAATTCCTCCGTAGCAGGCAGAAGAAATACGGTCACATTTTCACATGTAAGATTGCTGGCCGATACGTCCACTTCCTCTGCGACCCGTTCTCTTATCACTCAGTCATCCGCCAAGGGAGGCATCTAGACTGGAAGAAATTTCACTTCGCAGCATCTgtcaaggtaaaaaaaaaaaaaaaattcccatggAAAGTAAGCCTGATAGAACGGTCATGTTCAGtcataacaacaaataaaaaaatttgctTGCAAAATGTAGAGAAGAATTAAACTTTATCTAATCTGATGATCTGTTCCCACAGGCATTTGGTCATGAAAGCATGGACCCGAGTCACGGCTACACGACAGAGAACCTTCACCAGACATTTCTGAAGACTTTGCAAGGTGATGCTCTTCCGTCTCTCATTGAAAacatgatggagaacttgcaaagTGTCATGCTGCAGTCCAACATGCTCAAATCCAGCAGCTCTGAATGGGAAGTGGACGGCATCTTCGCGTTCTGCTACAAAGTCATGTTCGAGTCCGGCTACCTCACACTGTTTGGACAGGAGCTGGATGGAGACAAGACTGCTGCATGTCAGCAAGCCCAGAAAGCCCTCGTCCTCAATGCCCTCGAGAACTACAAGGAGTTCGACAAGATTTTCCCTGCGCTCGTCGCAGGCCTCCCCATCCACGTATTCAAGAGTGGCCACAGTGCACGAGAGAACCTCGCCAAAACCATGCTGCACGAGCACCTCAGCAAGCGCATCAAGATATCCGACCTCATATTGCTGCGAATGCAGCTCAACGACTCACTATCTACCTTCAACGAGCTGAGCAAAGCCAGGACTCATGTCGCTATCCTGTGGGCTTCACAAGCCAACACCTTACCTGCAACTTTCTGGACTCTCTTTTACCTGATCAGGTAACATTTCTGCATGAGCTTATTAACACAGTAGTCATTCCCTCCAAGCACAGCAGACACTGCTGATAGCAATCAGGGTTATTTGAAATCAAGGAACTTGGCAGTGATCTTTGCTGTAGCTCGATCTACAGGTGAAGGTCTCATCCAGGTTTTATTAAAACGACATCCTTGAAATCGTCGGTTACTCCCTTCAGTTATTGCTAAGCAGAGTAGATTCTTCTGACAGCAGTCAAGGTTAATTGATTGCTCTTGGCAAAGGTCTCTACTGTACCTGGTTATACAGTGAAGGTCTTATCCATGGCTGTAATCATTTAGTGGTATCCCAGATAGTGCAAATACGTCATCATCAAGTGTATGGTTGCATCTTAACAACGTTCAACTTGTTTCCTCCCTTCAGCTATCACATTCATGTACTCAGCACTCGTGTAACTCCTTCCTGATAACATTCTCACATGttcaataaatgaatcatgactTTCCGCTCTAGAAAAGCCCGTAACAGTTCGACCTAGAACCCAACAACAAAAGGTGTCCCTTAAAAGTATGAGCATTTTTAGTTATCCAGGTTCTACAGTCTGGTCGAAGTAAAGGAAAGAACTGATAATGTTGAAGATGTTCCTTCACTCTTTCCACTGAAGAACTTAATCAGTCAAGATTAAAGACACAAATTTTTCATTTGATTCtgttgaatttctttttttagatGTCCAGCAGCACTGAAAGCAGCTACAGAGGAAGTCAAAAAGGTGTTTGAGAGTTCCAACCAGAAAGTCGATCCCAAAGATCCTCAGCTCA is a genomic window containing:
- the LOC108278029 gene encoding cytochrome P450 7A1, with translation MVISVALIWAVVVGLCCCLWLILGIRRRQPGEPPVENGWIPYVGCALQFGANPLEFLRSRQKKYGHIFTCKIAGRYVHFLCDPFSYHSVIRQGRHLDWKKFHFAASVKAFGHESMDPSHGYTTENLHQTFLKTLQGDALPSLIENMMENLQSVMLQSNMLKSSSSEWEVDGIFAFCYKVMFESGYLTLFGQELDGDKTAACQQAQKALVLNALENYKEFDKIFPALVAGLPIHVFKSGHSARENLAKTMLHEHLSKRIKISDLILLRMQLNDSLSTFNELSKARTHVAILWASQANTLPATFWTLFYLIRCPAALKAATEEVKKVFESSNQKVDPKDPQLILTREQLDNMPVLDSVIKEAMRLSSASLNVRVAKGDFLLQLDNKESYQIRKDDVIALYPQMLHFDPEIYEDPLTYKYNRFLDENGQEKTSFYRGGRKLRYYYMPFGSGVTKCPGRFFAIHEIKQFLSLVLSYFEMELLDSEVKVPPLDQSRAGLGILQPKYDVDFKYRLKKQ